In Streptomyces sp. P3, one DNA window encodes the following:
- a CDS encoding CBS domain-containing protein yields MARIVGEVMTVDVVEAHPKTTFKDVVRLLDRHRISGLPVVNEDDKVLGVISETDLIRRQAARSPDGGIVTAQELMSTPAVTVHPEQRIADAARVMERHGVERLPVVDEEDRLIGIATRRDLLRVFLRTDDEIRQEVHDEVLTRVLGRPDHGVTVSVRDGMATLVGPLEHSGDLPLVIRLTYRVDGVVGVVNRLTVRTASGPVGPAEGPTGPGAEHL; encoded by the coding sequence ATGGCACGCATCGTCGGTGAGGTGATGACCGTCGACGTCGTCGAGGCACACCCGAAGACGACGTTCAAGGACGTGGTACGGCTGCTGGACCGGCATCGGATCAGCGGCCTGCCCGTGGTGAACGAGGACGACAAGGTCCTCGGAGTGATCTCGGAGACCGATCTGATCCGCCGCCAGGCGGCCAGGTCCCCGGACGGCGGGATCGTCACGGCGCAGGAACTGATGTCCACGCCCGCGGTCACCGTGCATCCGGAGCAACGCATCGCGGACGCGGCGCGCGTGATGGAGCGTCATGGTGTCGAGCGCCTTCCGGTGGTGGACGAGGAGGACCGGCTGATCGGCATCGCCACCAGACGGGACCTGCTGCGCGTCTTCCTGCGTACCGACGACGAGATCCGCCAGGAGGTCCACGACGAGGTACTCACCCGCGTCCTCGGCCGACCGGACCACGGCGTGACCGTCTCGGTCCGCGACGGCATGGCCACGCTGGTAGGGCCCCTGGAGCACAGCGGAGACCTTCCGCTCGTGATCCGGCTGACCTATCGCGTGGACGGTGTGGTCGGCGTCGTCAACAGGCTGACCGTCCGCACCGCCTCGGGGCCGGTCGGCCCCGCCGAGGGACCAACGGGACCTGGGGCGGAACACCTCTGA